From a single Miscanthus floridulus cultivar M001 chromosome 8, ASM1932011v1, whole genome shotgun sequence genomic region:
- the LOC136469277 gene encoding uncharacterized protein, translated as MGHQILVVLSFTMQVILLLSAGIRRRESSALLRTLLWLAYLMADYIAIYALGHMSFSSRSGGHQIMPFWAPFLLLHLGGPDTIKAYAFQDNQLWLRHLLTLVVQVIGAAYVLYQFVAFGRNPGGSRYPDVLLWLPQLYAGQGIQLNGGMYLYELIAMELSLLYDILYTKAAVIHTWYGICIRIISPLSDIAAFLLFQFSSKDAYIRVDVVVTYVLLVGALVLEMASLLRAAGSS; from the exons ATGGGACATCAAATTCTGGTGGTCCTGAGCTTCACCATGCAAGTCATCCTCCTCTTGTCTGCAGGGATCCGCCGGCGTGAAAGCTCGGCTTTGTTAAGGACCCTCCTCTGGCTGGCATACCTAATGGCTGACTACATCGCCATCTATGCCC ttgGCCATATGTCCTTCAGCAGCAGGTCAGGCGGCCACCAGATCATGCCATTCTGGGCTCCCTTCCTCCTGCTTCACCTCGGTGGCCCAGACACCATCAAGGCCTACGCCTTCCAGGACAACCAGCTCTGGCTGCGCCACCTGCTCACTCTTGTGGTGCAGGTGATCGGGGCGGCTTATGTCCTCTACCAGTTCGTTGCTTTTGGTAGGAACCCTGGTGGCAGCCGCTACCCTGATGTTCTTCTCTGGCTGCCTCAA TTGTACGCCGGCCAAGGCATCCAGTTGAACGGTGGTATGTATCTGTATGAGTTGATCGCGATGGAGCTCTCCCTCCTATATGACATACTCTACACCAAGGCAGCAGTGATCCATACCTGGTACGGTATCTGCATCCGAATAATCTCACCACTCTCTGACATCGCAGCATTCTTGCTGTTTCAGTTCAGTAGCAAGGATGCCTACATCAGAGTTGATGTCGTCGTCACCTATGTTTTGCTGGTTGGAGCCCTGGTGCTGGAAATGGCGTCATTGCTCAGAGCCGCGGGCTCATCCTGA